The genomic segment CGGCTACAAGGAGGGCGCGGTCGACTACCTCCTCAAGCCGTTCGATCCCGAGATCCTCCGTGCGAAAGTGTCGGTCTTCGTGGATCTCTGGCGCAAGACCGAGCTGCTCCGCCGGCAGGAGGCGATGCTCCGGGCGACCGAGGTGATCGCGGTCGAGAAGCGGGGCGAGCTGCGCTTCCGGGCGCTCACCGACTCGATGCCCCAGTGCGTGTGGGCCGCCCGTGCCGACGGCGAGATCTATTACTGCAACCGCGTCTGGCGCGAATACGCCGGCGAGGAAGCGGGCATCACCTTCTTCGACGCCATCCCCGAGGAGGAGATGGAGGAGGCCCGGCTGGCGGTGGGGAGCGCCATCCGCTCGGGACAGCCCTTGGAGCGCGAGCAACGGCTGCGCCGCAAGGACGGCCAATGGCGCTGGCACCTCTGCCGGCTGGTGCCCGAGCGCGACGAGCGCGGGCGGATCCTCGGCTTCATCTGCACGGCGACGGACATCGATCAGCACAAGCGCATCGAGGAGGCGAACAAGGCGCTGCTCGCCAGCGAGAGCGAGGCCCGCAGGCAGGCCGAGATCGCCAACCGCACCAAGGACGAGTTCCTCGCCACCGTCTCCCACGAGCTGCGCACGCCCTTGAACGCCATCCTGGGCTGGACGCGGATGCTGCGCACGGGCGCGGTGGAGCCGAAGGCGCTCAACCGCGTGCTGGAGACCATCGAGCGCAACGCCCGCGCGCAGACGCAGCTGGTGGAAGACATCCTCGATGTCTCGCGGATCATCGCCGGCAAGCTCCGCATCAACATTCGCAAGACGGACCTGCACACAGTCGCCCGCTCCGCCCTGGACGCGGTCCGGCCGGCCGCCGAGGCAAAGGGCGTGCTGCTCGTCGCCGATCTGCAGCCCGGGTCGGCCGAATTCTGCGGCGATCCGGACCGCCTGCAACAGGTGATCTGGAACCTCCTCTCCAATGCGATCAAGTTCACGCAGAGGTCCGGCAAGGTGGAGCTGCGGATCGAGCGCGTGCAATCCGACGTCCGCATCGGCGTGGCGGACACCGGCATCGGGATCGCGCGCGATGCGCTCGACCACGTCTTCGATCGATTCTGGCAGGCGGACAGCTCCAGCACGCGCTCCCAGGGAGGCCTCGGACTCGGACTCGCCATCGTCCGCCATCTGGTGGAAGTGCACGGCGGGACGGTCCGGGCGGAGTCCGAAGGCGAAAACCAGGGCGCGCGCTTCACCGTGTCGATGCCGGTGCGCGCCGTCGCCCCCGAGGTGGAACCGGAGGCGGCGCGATCCGGGGCCGAACCCGTCGCGCGGCGCGGGACACTGGTTTCCGCCGAGACCCTGCTGGAGGGTGTCGACGTCCTCGTGGTCGACGACGAGATCGACGCGCGCGACCTGGTCGCGGCCGTGCTCGGCAAGTGCGGGGCCAGCGTGCGGTTGGCGAGCACCGTGGATGAGGCCATCGCGCGGATCCGCGAGCGCCGTCCCAACGTGCTCCTCTCGGACATCGGCCTTCCCGGCGACGACGGCTACGAGCTGATCCGCCGCGTCCACGAGATCGACCCGGCCATCCCGGCCGCGGCGCTCACCGCCTATGCCACGCCCCAGGATGTACGGCGTGCGATCGAAGCCGGGTTCCAGGCGCACGTGGCCAAGCCGGTGGAGCCTTCCGATCTGGGGGTGCTCGTCGCCTCCTTGTCGGGCCGCATCGTCGCGGCGCCCACGATCGAGCCGGCGGAACCGCAGGCCAGCGCCGGCTGACGCGTGAAGCTCAACGCCATCGAGTTGCCGCCGCGCGCGCCTGGGCTCTCGCGCACGCTGATCCTCCTGCACGGCTACGGCGCCGACGAGCGCGATCTGCTACCCATCGCCCACGCGCTCGACCCGCGCCTGCGCGCGGTTTCGCTGCAGGGATCCGTCGCGCTCGGCGGGCCGATGCGCGCCTGGTTCAACCTGGAGCAGGACGCGCGCGGCCGCATCACGTTCGATGCCGACGCCGCTCGCGCCGCCGTACGCGGCGCGACCGCCGCGGTCGAGGAGATCGCCGCGACTTCTCCCAGACCGCTTCTGCTGGGGTTCAGCCAGGGGGCGGGAATCGCAGTGGGCGTCGCGTTGCTCCGGCCGGATCTGGCGGCGGGGGTCCTGTCGTTCTCGGGCGTGGCGCGCGCGCTCGAGGACCAGGACCATGCCCCCATGGAGAAGCTGCGGGGTTTTCCCGTCTTCGCCGCGCACGGCCTGGACGATCCCCTGCTGCCCATCGAGCTTGGCCGCGATCTACGCGCTACGCTCGAGGCGCTCGGCCTCGACGTCGAGTGGCACGAGTACCCGATGGAGCACATGGTGATCCCGGAGGAAATCGAAGACGCCCGCAGGTGGTTGAACGCTCGACTGTGATTCCGATCTTGAAATGAGGAGGTCGCGATGGGCGTAGAGATCGAGAGGAAGTTTCTGGTGAGCAAGGACCTCCTCCCCAGGGAGCTGCCGGAGGGCGACGAGCTGGAGCAGGGCTACCTGGGCATGGATCCGACGGTGCGGGTGAGGCTGGTCACCGCGCACGACGGGATCCGCCACGCCGAGTTGACCGTCAAGGGGAACGGTCTCTTGTCCCGGTCGGAGTTCAACTACCCGATTCCCCACGAGGACGCGGAAGCCCTGCTGCGGATGTGCTCGCGCAGCCTGCGCAAGGTGCGGCGCAAGCTCGGGCGCTTCGAGCTCGACCACTTTCGCGAGCGCGATCTCTGGCTGGCCGAGATCGAGCTGGCGGACGAGCGGGAGAGCTTCGAGCGGCCATCGTGGCTCGCGGAGGAAGTCACCCACGATCCGCAGTACTCGAATTCGCGCCTTGCCGCCCCGCGCCGCGCGGGTTAGGCAAGCGCGCCGGAGGCCGTCCATGCGCAGGATCGCCGCGATCGGTTGCCTGGCGCTCGCCTTTGGCGCGCGCGCCGCGGACCCCGACATCAAGTTCGAGAAGTACCAGCTGCAAAACGGGCTGACGGTCATCCTCAGCGAGGATCACCGCCTCCCCCAGGTGGCAGCGGACATCTGGTACCACGTCGGCGCCGCCAACCAGACGCCGGGCAAGAGCGGGTTCGCGCACCTCTTCGAGCACATGATGTTCTCGGGCTCGAGGCACGTGCAGCCTTCGCCGTTCCAGGTGCTGGAGAGCATCGGCGCCTCGGGAATGAACGGCACCACGAACTTCGACCGGACGAACTATTTCGAGGTCGTGCCTTCCAACCAGCTCGCGGCCGCGCTCTGGGTGGAATCCGACCGCATGGGGTACCTGCTCGACACGCTGGACGAGCAGAAGCTGCGGACGCAGCGCGACGTGGTCTCCAACGAGAAGCGGCAGAGCTACGAGAACCGGCCCTACGGCCTCGCCGGCCTGCGCGTCTGCGATCTGCTCTTCCCCAAACCTCACCCCTATTACGAATGCGTCATCGGCGACATCGCCGACATCCAGGCGGCTTCCGCGGCGGATGTCCGGCAGTTCTTCCGCACCTGGTACGGGCCGCAGAACGCCTCGCTCGCGATCGTCGGCGACTTCGATCCCAAGGTGGCGCGGGAGCTCGTCGAGAAGTATTTCGGTCCGATTCCGGGCGGGCCCGCGGTCAAGCGGCCTGACATTCCGCAGGCCAACGTCGGGCGGATGATCAAGGAGACCGTCGAGGACAAGCTCGCCGAGCTGCCGCGGCTGATCCTCGTCTGGAAAGGCGTGCGCCTGTACACCGACGAGGAGCCCGCCGGCGACGTCCTCGCGGACGTGCTCGGCTCCGGGAGGACGTCGCGTCTCTACAAGGCGCTGGTCTTCGAGCGGCACCTTGCGTCCGGAGTGAGCGCCGGTAACGGCAGCTACGGGCTGGGCGGCTGGTTCCAGGTCACCGTCACCGCGGCCCGCGGGCATACCATCGATGAGATCCGTCCGGTGGTCGATCAGATCGTGGTCGAGCTGCAGCAACAGGCGCCGACGAAGGAGGAGGTCGAGCGTGCCCAGCGAAACATCATCGCCAACCAGGTGCGCACGGTCGAACGGATTGGCGGCTTCGGCGGCAAGGCCGACCTGCTCAATCATTATCAGACGTATCTCGGCGACCCCGGATACCTCGCCCGCGATCTCGCCCGCTATCGGGCGGTGACGCCGGCCGCGGCGCAGGCCTATGCGAACAAGTTCCTCATCCCCAACGAGCGCATCGAGCTGGACGTCGTCCCGGCCGCGAAGCGGACGGCGAGCGCCGAAGGAGCGGAGCGGTGAGACGCGCCATCATGGTCGCGGCGCTCGTTGCCGCTTGCAGCGGATCGCGCCAGGAGACGAAGTCGGCCGCGCAGCAGGGAGCCGCCCCCAGCGAAGCGCAGCCTGCTCCGCTGGCGGCGCAAGCGCCTGCGGCCCAATCCGACGGCGGAGTTCCAGTCCAGGTCGGAAAACCGCCACAAAAGGCGCCCGAGCCGGCGGCACCGCCACCCGCAGCCGAGACGGCGCAGGGGTCGCCGAACGCAGCGTCGGAAGCGCCGCTGATGCCGGACGCAGCCTTTCGCGTTCAGGCCCCACCCCCGCTCGCGCAGCAGCCGCACTTCGATCCGCCGGTGCCCATCGAGCGAAAGCTCAAGAACGGCGCTCGCGTCCTGATCGTCGAGAACCACGCCGTCCCGCTGGTCGCCATCGGCGTCCGCTTCCTCCACGGAGTCGATGCGGATCCGAAGGACAAGCCAGGGCTCGCGGAATTCGTCGCCGACATGGTGGACGAGGGCACGAAGAAGCGGCCGGCGCAGAAGCTGGCGGAGGAGATCGAGGACCTCGCCGCGCACCTCGGCGCCGGCGCGTCGCTGGAGACGGCGAGCGTCAACCTGAACTGCCTCACCGAGACGCTGCCCAAGGCCCTGGAGCTGCTCGCCGACGTGGTGGAGAATCCCGCCTTCCGGCAGGAAGACGTGGAGCGGGTTCGCATCCTGAAGCTGACCGCGCTCGAGCAGAAGAAGGCGAGCCCGGGGGCACTCGCAGCGGATCAGGCCTCGCGCATCCTCTACGGCGACAGGCACCCGTGGGGGCAGCCCGCGGGA from the Deltaproteobacteria bacterium genome contains:
- a CDS encoding response regulator, whose protein sequence is MKRKVISLPPPPVKIGGGRHPIEADAPAARILMVDDHPPNLMALDAILDPLGQELLHAHSGEEALRQLLETDFALILMDVQMPGLDGIQTAKMIKERPRNRHIPIIFLTAIHKDPAYIFRGYKEGAVDYLLKPFDPEILRAKVSVFVDLWRKTELLRRQEAMLRATEVIAVEKRGELRFRALTDSMPQCVWAARADGEIYYCNRVWREYAGEEAGITFFDAIPEEEMEEARLAVGSAIRSGQPLEREQRLRRKDGQWRWHLCRLVPERDERGRILGFICTATDIDQHKRIEEANKALLASESEARRQAEIANRTKDEFLATVSHELRTPLNAILGWTRMLRTGAVEPKALNRVLETIERNARAQTQLVEDILDVSRIIAGKLRINIRKTDLHTVARSALDAVRPAAEAKGVLLVADLQPGSAEFCGDPDRLQQVIWNLLSNAIKFTQRSGKVELRIERVQSDVRIGVADTGIGIARDALDHVFDRFWQADSSSTRSQGGLGLGLAIVRHLVEVHGGTVRAESEGENQGARFTVSMPVRAVAPEVEPEAARSGAEPVARRGTLVSAETLLEGVDVLVVDDEIDARDLVAAVLGKCGASVRLASTVDEAIARIRERRPNVLLSDIGLPGDDGYELIRRVHEIDPAIPAAALTAYATPQDVRRAIEAGFQAHVAKPVEPSDLGVLVASLSGRIVAAPTIEPAEPQASAG
- a CDS encoding adenylate cyclase, which codes for MGVEIERKFLVSKDLLPRELPEGDELEQGYLGMDPTVRVRLVTAHDGIRHAELTVKGNGLLSRSEFNYPIPHEDAEALLRMCSRSLRKVRRKLGRFELDHFRERDLWLAEIELADERESFERPSWLAEEVTHDPQYSNSRLAAPRRAG
- a CDS encoding insulinase family protein — encoded protein: MRRIAAIGCLALAFGARAADPDIKFEKYQLQNGLTVILSEDHRLPQVAADIWYHVGAANQTPGKSGFAHLFEHMMFSGSRHVQPSPFQVLESIGASGMNGTTNFDRTNYFEVVPSNQLAAALWVESDRMGYLLDTLDEQKLRTQRDVVSNEKRQSYENRPYGLAGLRVCDLLFPKPHPYYECVIGDIADIQAASAADVRQFFRTWYGPQNASLAIVGDFDPKVARELVEKYFGPIPGGPAVKRPDIPQANVGRMIKETVEDKLAELPRLILVWKGVRLYTDEEPAGDVLADVLGSGRTSRLYKALVFERHLASGVSAGNGSYGLGGWFQVTVTAARGHTIDEIRPVVDQIVVELQQQAPTKEEVERAQRNIIANQVRTVERIGGFGGKADLLNHYQTYLGDPGYLARDLARYRAVTPAAAQAYANKFLIPNERIELDVVPAAKRTASAEGAER
- a CDS encoding phospholipase, which codes for MKLNAIELPPRAPGLSRTLILLHGYGADERDLLPIAHALDPRLRAVSLQGSVALGGPMRAWFNLEQDARGRITFDADAARAAVRGATAAVEEIAATSPRPLLLGFSQGAGIAVGVALLRPDLAAGVLSFSGVARALEDQDHAPMEKLRGFPVFAAHGLDDPLLPIELGRDLRATLEALGLDVEWHEYPMEHMVIPEEIEDARRWLNARL